DNA sequence from the Dehalococcoidales bacterium genome:
GTCCAGTCCCTGGTGCTGCCAGATTCTGATGACCTGGCTCTCGCTGAGATTGCCTGACAAATTACTGCGCCTTTACCGCCGGATGCAAAAGGTAGTCCCGTCCTAAATATAAGAAAAGGAAAGGGGGCAGCGGTTTTTGAACAGTTTACACGGTACCGTGTAAACTGTCAAGGCTTGTCCGATCTTTTTTGAGCGGGAGTGGCGTTGTACTTAAACCTGGCCCGTTCGGCAACGATGGAGAGCAGTGTGGCTGAGGCCCCGCGCGGTTTATACATTCCCTTTTCCCACTCGCTTATTGTTTGCTGGCGTGTGCCCAGCTGATCAGCCAGTTCACGCTGGGTCAAGCCCAGGTGGCGTCTCAAAGTACGGATGTGTTTCCCATCCCACTGGAGCTGGTTGATCTTATTCCTGGCCATCAGCCAGATGCTAACTGATTTAGTCAAAAGTGTCAATGCTTAACCTATAGATATATTGACATGCTATACCGCCGAGCCTTATCATGGAAGGGATGAATTATATTAAGTTCTTTCTGGCGTTGACACTGGCACTGTTTCTAACGGTAATTCCGGCGGCACCGGCGATGGCGGCGGCAACCCTCTTCATGCAGCCGAGCTCGGGGAAGATTGCTGTTAACATCGAAGCTTATGGTTCCGGTTTTGAGGCGTCTACCCAGTATGAACTTTTTTTCTCTGATGAGGTGGCCTCTGTAGGCGGGGATATCGATACCCATGTTCGCAACTATGAGTTTCTGGGGCGGCCCAGTACTAACTCCGCCGGCGCTTTCGAGGGCTTTATTTTTCCTGTGCCGGACAGGCTGACACACGGTAGTGTGCTGCAAACAGTACGCAGTGGCTCTTACTATCTCTACGCTGCGGCAAGGTTTTCCAAGGAAATTGTGGCCAGAGCTTCATTCACCGTGATAGGAGTTCCGGCGATTGTGATTGACCCGGCGACCGGTACCACGGGTAGTGAGGTTAGAGTTACCGCTACTGATTTCGCGGCCAGCAGAAGCGTCGTCATCACCTATGACGGCACTCAGGTTACCACCACCACTACCAATAGCGCCGGCGGTTTCAGTAATGTCGCTTTCACTGTCCCGGCAAGCTCCCGCGGCAATCATACCGTGAAAGTCGAAGACACCAGTAATAACTCAGCCACAGCTACCTTCTCTATCCAGCAATCCATTACCGTCACACCGACTTCCGGGGCCGGCGGAGACGCCGTAACCGTCAGTGGTACCGGGTTTGCGGCCACCAGGAGCATAAGCATCACTTTTGACGGCATTGAAGTTGCCACGGCT
Encoded proteins:
- a CDS encoding helix-turn-helix transcriptional regulator; the protein is MTKSVSIWLMARNKINQLQWDGKHIRTLRRHLGLTQRELADQLGTRQQTISEWEKGMYKPRGASATLLSIVAERARFKYNATPAQKRSDKP